The Gemella haemolysans ATCC 10379 genome contains the following window.
TTACTGTATTGCTTAGATTATACTAATATTAAATTATCATTTGATATTGAAGGTGGAGAGTTTGATATTTCTAATCAATACGAGCCTTTACTTATCGGTACTTTAGATGTTGGTATAGCGATGCAAAATGCCGCTTTAGCTGCTGAGTCTTTAGGATATGGAATCGTGTATTGTGGTGGTTTAAGATATTTTGGCGATAGTATTTCAGAATTATTGAATATTCCTGAGACTGCTTTATTTGTATGTGGTTTAAGTATTGGAGTTATAGATGAAGAGTTATCAACAGAAAAAGTTAAACCTAGATTACCAGAAGCAGCTAATGTAGGATATAATGAATTCCCTAAATCAAATGTAGAAGTATTAAAAGAATACCGTCAAACAATGGTAGACTTTGCTGAAGGACGTGAGACAAAAACATGGACTAAAAAATTCGCTGACTTCTATGCACAACCTTCAGGAATAGAAAAAGTAACGAAAGAACTATTAGAGAAAAATGGTTTTGTGAGTGAGAAGGAATAATAAATAAAGTAATCACCACATGTATATTTTAATAATATATATGTGGTGTATTAAAGTGAAAAAATATAAATCAGAGATAATGTTATAAAGGAATTTTCATTTTAAACAAAAATAAATATAGCTGTTATTTATTGCAAACTATATTTTTTATAGAACTAAAATTTTGTGAAGTGTAAAATTAATATTCTATAAAAGATTAATTTTGGCCATTATTAAATTAAAGGGGTTATCACAAAAAATGGGGGAGAATTATAAGAATTTGAAGGTATTATATATAGAGTTAAGGATTAAGTATAGCTATAATTCTATTTCTGTAAGTAGATTTCAAGGTATTATTTGTCAATGTGAAGCATTTCTTCATGACAAATAATACCTTGAAATTTCAAAAAATTTTAGTGATTTAAATGGAATTGAGCTTTTATAAACGAGTATATTTTGATTAGTATAAAA
Protein-coding sequences here:
- a CDS encoding nitroreductase family protein is translated as MNEVIRTMLDHRTTRSFVKGKELPKEHLEQIIASSKQGSSWMNGQHYSIIVTTGETKQQIADLIREKSPGNAVHIENSVALLLYCLDYTNIKLSFDIEGGEFDISNQYEPLLIGTLDVGIAMQNAALAAESLGYGIVYCGGLRYFGDSISELLNIPETALFVCGLSIGVIDEELSTEKVKPRLPEAANVGYNEFPKSNVEVLKEYRQTMVDFAEGRETKTWTKKFADFYAQPSGIEKVTKELLEKNGFVSEKE